One segment of Streptomyces sp. NA02950 DNA contains the following:
- a CDS encoding TerD family protein produces MGVTLAKGGNVSLSKAAPNLTQVLVGLGWDARSTTGAPFDLDASALLCQNGRVLGDEYFVFYNNLKSPEGSVEHTGDNLTGEGEGDDESLLIDLSQVPAQVDKIVFPVSIHDADARRQTFGQVSNAFIRVVNQADGQELARYDLSEDASGETAMIFGEVYRYGGEWKFRAVGQGYASGLRGIALDFGVNVS; encoded by the coding sequence ATGGGCGTTACGCTCGCCAAGGGAGGCAATGTCTCCCTCTCGAAGGCCGCGCCGAATCTCACACAGGTGCTCGTCGGCCTGGGTTGGGACGCGCGCTCCACCACCGGAGCGCCGTTCGACCTCGACGCCAGCGCACTGCTGTGTCAGAACGGGCGGGTGCTCGGAGACGAGTACTTCGTCTTCTACAACAATCTCAAGAGCCCCGAAGGCTCGGTGGAGCACACCGGTGACAACCTCACCGGTGAGGGCGAGGGTGACGACGAGTCGCTGCTGATCGACCTCAGCCAGGTCCCGGCCCAGGTCGACAAGATCGTCTTCCCGGTCTCGATCCATGACGCCGATGCCAGGCGTCAGACGTTCGGGCAGGTCAGCAATGCCTTCATCCGGGTGGTGAACCAGGCCGACGGTCAGGAGCTGGCTCGCTACGATCTCTCCGAGGACGCCTCCGGCGAGACCGCGATGATCTTCGGCGAGGTCTACCGCTACGGCGGTGAATGGAAGTTCCGGGCCGTGGGGCAGGGGTACGCGTCGGGGCTGCGCGGCATCGCTCTAGACTTCGGGGTCAACGTTTCGTAA